The nucleotide sequence ACTTGGTGGGGTACTTCTACTCCTTCCCAGTCGCATTCTTAACTTATTATGTTGTTTGCTTATTGTTCCCACCACAGAGCACTATGATTGAAAAGGCAATCATTCCACCTTCAAGGGAGAGAAATGTGCTTTCAGAAAGTGACTTGCAAAAACCAAAAGTCTACCAAGTTACCAAAAAATTCATTAAAGATGTTGTTTTATAAGATAACCTGGTATGTGAGTTCTTTTAGTCAATATAAAAatagttttcttttagcACTATCAAGGAATACGATATAGTTCAGAGGAATAGTAACGCGAATGATAAATTGTTAAGTAAATTCAGTAAAATGTTTGTTTACTTGGGAATATAATAAGACTGTTATTCTTTAACCgcattttttatttccggatctttttaacttttaTTTTCACTAATCGTCTCAATCTTTGCTGCTTTACCTAAGAGAATGATTATTTCTTTCAGGTTGAGTAGCTATAATATCCACAGATATTACTTGGAATAACACCAAGATATGTacttttcatcaacatATAGTAAAAttctggtttcttcttttccagtTAGTTTCATGATTATTTCGATACAATCATATTTGCGTAATATTGTGAAAGGCCCCCAGAGAGTCAATACATATTATTGGTATAGTGTCGCATTTCTGTACTGAAAAGTATTCCTCAttaaaaaaaggaaaacgaCTCCTCTTCATAACAGCTAAAGTCAGAATTCTGAACTTTCGCACAACCAGTATCAGATCAATTCAATAAGGCTCTAATATATGAGACAGATGTTATACTGCGTGTATTTCAGTATTTAATAGCCTGCTTTCCGGTACGTTGGGAGGTTAAATGGCAGAGTATAAATTTTACTCTTTGAATCTTTAAAATTAATCTCTTGAATGAAGAGAAACATTGTTTAACTTTCTTTCGATGTTAGTCTGCTCAAGATCGTTGTTCCTCATATATACAAAAGGAATAtagtttttattttcagtAATGACAGAGCGAATTTCCCTTGAAAGctatttgaatttttcaaaaataagGATGCGGGTAGGTTATAAGTGATTTTAAATCGAATCAAATATGAATCTGCCTCGAATCCAAAATAAATGCGAACACCCCCCGGGCCATAAATGGCTATAAGTGACGTTGGTAGACAGCATTATCATATGTTTAAAAGCATCATGGAAAGAATTATTTATATGAAAGCAACTCACAGTAACCTATTAATTGCTTCTTCAGAATAAATAGTTGAAAAGGTGATTCGTTATCGAATCCTCTAGTTGGATGGAACATTTGTTCCATAGGATTCAAACCAAGTGAGTTATAGAGGTAAATGGAATCCAGATATGAGCAAGTAGTGGATTCTGTTTTGTTACCTACTTTCTCCGAACCCAACGAAGAGTAGTTTAACTCCTGTAACTTATTTTTGAATCATacaaagaatcaaagatTCGTAAAAAAATCCGGAATCGATTCCAAATAAATTCAAGAACCACATTATTTGCGAATCATATCTAAGATATTATTGGATTCTCGAAGGATATAAAAGAAGGGAAGTAGATttttgattattattagaatCATAGATTTGagattgatttcttcacAAATATAATTCATATTTTCTGACCCCATAGAAACTCCAAGATTAACAGAATCCGAATCCACGATACTAAGAATCACcaaattctttttcttattcttataaaatcaaaaaaaaaaaaaaaaaaaaaaaaaaaaaaaaaaactctaGTGAAAATTCGGAATCGAATCCTCCTGAGGTGCAAATCACAAAGAAGGAATTCTTATGAGTATTACTGCGGCATattgaaaatcaaaatactGAGAAAGTTGAATACGAATACACATTATCTAAACAGaattcaaattttttgtaATTCTCGAAAGTATATGAAGGCATGAAATAGGATTCGCAAATTAAGCTGCAACAAAAACTTTCTCCAGATCAAATGAACTATTTATGTACTCTGAAAAGGTTAAAACCTTCAATTCAATGCGAAGAAGGGATGTTACGGATGAAATCACGAACTTTAGCTTTCATAGCTTTAACGTCCTCTGAAGTGACGTGAGCCACACCAAAAAAGTACAAAGGTGTCCACGGATTCATTCTCCCCGAATAAAAGGTACGGAAAATGTTAGAGAGTAATTGGTCTACATCTTTTATTGGATCATGTGGATCGTAGTTTTCTGCAGCTGTTGCCCCCATAGTGACAATTAAGGACACATTTTTTCCCATAACGGTCTTATTCTTCCAATATTCAGTACTTGAGAATACCCTATCAAACCATCCTTTTAAAATTGCAGGAAGGTTGTACCACCATAAAggaaaaacgaaaaggaCAGTATCAGCCCAAATGAGCTTGTTTTGCTCTTCAATAACATCTGGAGTAAATTGATGGTACTTTTTAGAGGCATATGAAGGTTGGAAGACTTTATCTTTGGGATAATCCGGAAAATCATTAATGTCAACTTCGCTCTTCCAACCCATACCATAAAGGTCACTTAATTTAAATTTGTCTCCTTGAGTTTTCAACTGATCGATTATTTCGTCCAAAAATTGTCCATTCAATGAATTGCGCTCTGGATGTGCAAAAACAATCAATACCTTTTTACTCATCTTGTGTTACTTGATGGGTTTTGCAAAGTTGTAATGAATCTAATCATGTAATACTGTTTACTAGTTAAGTAAGAGAATGACATGGTATACAATTTATATACTCCTTTCACTAAGATGGCAGTCAGGCAGTATACGTCTAACCTTTTCAATGCTCTCGTCTTGGATCCACAAGAGCTCAAAATCACATACATTGTACAATAATTATTAATCAAAGGCGGTATTTACGGGTACCTCTCCTCTGTGGCTTCCTgagaaattaaagataCACCATTAGTCGTTATCGTACTTAAACTTgaacaataacaaaagaGACACTGATAATTTCTAGCAGCTATGATACTAAAGAAATCTTTATAGACAAGAATGGTCTGCTTTTCACCTTCTCAACAGGAGGAAACAATTTCCTAACTTCAAATCCTAGGAAATTTCCTTAGTAGTTGCTGTGGAAAAgaattctttcaagaagtGTGGGAGTGTAATTTGTCACTATAGTAAAGGTGCCCTGTACTATATTGCAATTTCGGAGCTCAATAAAATTGAGCAGCTTCGACGAATTAA is from Kluyveromyces marxianus DMKU3-1042 DNA, complete genome, chromosome 2 and encodes:
- a CDS encoding NAD(P)H-dependent oxidoreductase, translated to MSKKVLIVFAHPERNSLNGQFLDEIIDQLKTQGDKFKLSDLYGMGWKSEVDINDFPDYPKDKVFQPSYASKKYHQFTPDVIEEQNKLIWADTVLFVFPLWWYNLPAILKGWFDRVFSSTEYWKNKTVMGKNVSLIVTMGATAAENYDPHDPIKDVDQLLSNIFRTFYSGRMNPWTPLYFFGVAHVTSEDVKAMKAKVRDFIRNIPSSH